In Streptomyces thermolilacinus SPC6, a single genomic region encodes these proteins:
- a CDS encoding DUF5667 domain-containing protein has protein sequence MIANVSAHRRANAFAQALEDQAAQQPEASAEPSEHDRLLALANGLGELPKPTMDPEVKVVQRAQLVAAMEAMLQEGTAAGGASADPTVPEQRTSSGRGAHRATALRKLRPRSRWSKGLAAGGLTVGVAAGAFSGVAAASSDALPGDSLYGLKRGMEDLKLGLADDDADRGEIHLDHASTRLSEARRLLERGRSGELDHESLAEIRRTLSGMQYDVSEGHRLLRLAYERDGRIGPMATLDSFARSHRGTWDGMRAKLPPQLTDVRDQVTSVFDAIDQQVAPLKSQLPTSGREDGRGGGPGESGTPDGSTGPAPSRQVPSGPHGGQPGDTDGPGTSPGPSGGSSTAPDGGLLGGGTGGLLDPDQPATSAPPGQDTPQESPAPRPDVTLPPLLPGILPGLGINGEDAG, from the coding sequence GTGATCGCGAACGTATCGGCGCACCGGCGGGCGAACGCCTTCGCCCAGGCCCTGGAAGATCAGGCGGCCCAGCAGCCCGAGGCGTCGGCCGAACCCAGCGAGCACGACAGGCTCCTGGCCCTGGCGAACGGACTCGGCGAGCTGCCGAAGCCGACGATGGACCCCGAAGTGAAGGTGGTGCAGCGAGCCCAGCTGGTCGCCGCCATGGAGGCGATGCTCCAGGAAGGCACGGCCGCGGGCGGTGCGTCCGCGGACCCTACGGTTCCGGAGCAGCGGACATCGAGCGGCCGCGGCGCGCACCGCGCCACCGCCCTCCGGAAATTGCGGCCCCGCAGCCGCTGGTCGAAGGGCCTGGCCGCCGGCGGCCTCACCGTGGGCGTGGCGGCGGGCGCGTTCAGCGGAGTGGCCGCTGCCAGTTCCGACGCCCTCCCCGGTGACTCGCTGTACGGGCTGAAGCGCGGCATGGAGGATCTGAAGCTCGGCCTCGCCGACGACGACGCCGACCGCGGCGAGATCCACCTCGACCACGCCTCCACCCGCCTCAGCGAGGCCCGCCGCCTGCTGGAGCGCGGCCGCTCCGGCGAGCTGGACCACGAGTCGCTGGCCGAGATCCGCCGCACGCTCAGCGGCATGCAGTACGACGTGTCCGAAGGCCACCGGCTGCTCCGCCTCGCCTACGAGCGGGACGGCCGCATCGGCCCCATGGCCACACTCGACTCGTTCGCCCGCAGCCACCGCGGCACCTGGGACGGGATGCGCGCCAAGCTCCCGCCCCAGCTCACCGATGTGCGCGACCAGGTGACGTCCGTCTTCGACGCCATAGACCAGCAGGTCGCCCCGCTCAAGTCGCAGCTGCCCACCTCCGGCCGGGAGGACGGCCGCGGCGGCGGGCCCGGCGAGTCCGGCACCCCCGACGGCTCCACCGGGCCCGCCCCGTCCCGCCAGGTCCCGTCCGGCCCGCACGGCGGACAGCCCGGCGACACGGACGGCCCGGGCACCAGCCCCGGCCCGTCCGGCGGTTCCAGCACGGCACCGGACGGCGGCCTCCTCGGCGGCGGTACGGGCGGCCTCCTCGACCCGGACCAGCCCGCCACGTCGGCGCCGCCCGGCCAGGACACCCCCCAGGAGTCCCCGGCGCCCAGGCCCGACGTGACCCTCCCGCCGCTGCTCCCCGGCATCCTCCCGGGCCTCGGCATCAACGGCGAGGACGCCGGCTAG
- a CDS encoding 1-acyl-sn-glycerol-3-phosphate acyltransferase, with product MADAKVIPFDEDRPRGGTPRSGTPRAAARRRATPPRPVTPLPGQSGASGEPGADGPSEGPGESVAAGSSGHPGAPEVSGAPESYGAAGRGVGDGWERRVASGLAFLRRRITGEYEVDEFGFDEELTDQVLMSLLRPLYEKYFRVEVRGVENIPAEGGALVVANHSGTVPLDGLMMQVAVHDHHPAGRHLRLLAADLVFMLPVVSELARKAGHTLACAEDAERLLQRGEVVGVMPEGFKGIGKPFSERYKLQRFGRGGFVSTALRAGVPIVPCSIVGAEEIYPMVGNSRTLARLLGFPYFPITPTFPWLGPLGALPLPTKWTIQFGEPIPTDGYAPEAAEDPMLMFNLTDQVREQIQHTLYKLLVRRRSVFF from the coding sequence ATGGCGGACGCCAAGGTCATCCCCTTCGACGAGGACCGCCCCCGGGGCGGCACCCCGCGGTCCGGCACCCCGCGCGCGGCCGCCCGCCGCAGGGCGACCCCGCCGCGCCCGGTGACGCCCCTGCCGGGGCAGTCGGGGGCGTCCGGTGAGCCGGGGGCGGACGGGCCTTCCGAGGGACCGGGGGAGTCAGTTGCGGCCGGGTCCTCCGGGCATCCTGGGGCGCCCGAGGTGTCCGGAGCGCCCGAGTCGTACGGGGCGGCGGGGCGGGGCGTCGGGGACGGCTGGGAGCGGCGGGTCGCCAGCGGGCTGGCGTTCCTGCGGCGGCGGATCACCGGGGAGTACGAGGTCGACGAGTTCGGGTTCGACGAGGAGCTCACCGACCAGGTGCTGATGTCGCTGCTGCGGCCCCTGTACGAGAAGTACTTCCGCGTGGAGGTGCGGGGTGTCGAGAACATCCCCGCCGAGGGCGGCGCGCTGGTCGTGGCGAACCACTCGGGCACGGTGCCGCTGGACGGGCTGATGATGCAGGTCGCCGTCCACGACCACCATCCGGCGGGCCGTCATCTGCGGCTGCTCGCCGCCGACCTGGTGTTCATGCTGCCCGTCGTGAGCGAACTCGCGCGGAAGGCGGGGCACACGCTGGCGTGCGCGGAGGACGCGGAGCGGCTCCTCCAGCGCGGCGAGGTCGTCGGGGTGATGCCGGAGGGCTTCAAGGGCATCGGGAAGCCGTTCAGCGAGCGGTACAAGCTCCAGCGGTTCGGGCGGGGCGGGTTCGTCTCGACGGCGCTGCGCGCGGGCGTGCCGATCGTGCCGTGCTCGATCGTCGGGGCGGAGGAGATCTACCCGATGGTCGGCAACTCCAGGACGCTGGCGCGGCTGCTGGGCTTCCCCTACTTCCCGATCACGCCGACGTTCCCGTGGCTGGGCCCGCTCGGCGCGCTGCCGCTGCCGACGAAGTGGACGATCCAGTTCGGCGAGCCGATCCCGACGGACGGGTACGCGCCGGAGGCGGCGGAGGACCCGATGTTGATGTTCAACCTGACCGACCAGGTGCGCGAGCAGATCCAGCACACGCTGTACAAGCTGCTGGTGCGCCGCCGGTCGGTGTTCTTCTGA
- a CDS encoding NAD-dependent epimerase/dehydratase family protein has translation MGRVVLVTGVARQLAGRFVRRVMRDPGIDRVVGVDAVPPEHPLGGALFVRADIRQPTIGRVLAEHGVDTVVHLDIAATAPAGGGGRTAAKETNVIGTMQLLGACQKCPTVSRVVVRSSTTVYGSAPRDPAVFTETTPPKSLPGGGFAKDVAEVEGYVRGFARRRPDVAVCVLRFANILGPDAVSPLAQYFSLPVLPTVLGYDPRLQFVHEDDVLDVLSIAAAEPRRGTLNSGTFNVAGDGVLTLSQCARRLGRPTLPLLPPAVTWAGTALRTLGVSDFSPEEIRLLTHGRVVSTVQTRETLGFAPTYTTAETFADFVRHRGPGLLPPAALAAAVDGVAARLGDGVAALTESAARTTKRRGTAGTRSAG, from the coding sequence GTGGGCAGGGTCGTGCTCGTCACCGGGGTGGCCAGGCAGCTCGCCGGCCGTTTCGTACGGCGCGTCATGCGCGACCCCGGCATCGACCGGGTCGTCGGGGTCGACGCCGTACCGCCCGAGCACCCGCTGGGCGGCGCCCTGTTCGTCCGCGCCGACATCCGGCAGCCCACCATCGGCCGGGTCCTCGCCGAGCACGGTGTGGACACGGTGGTCCACCTCGACATCGCCGCGACCGCCCCGGCGGGCGGCGGCGGCCGGACGGCCGCCAAGGAGACCAACGTCATCGGCACGATGCAGCTGCTCGGCGCCTGCCAGAAGTGCCCCACCGTCAGCCGTGTCGTCGTCCGCTCCAGCACCACCGTCTACGGCTCCGCGCCGCGTGACCCGGCGGTGTTCACCGAGACGACCCCGCCCAAGTCGCTGCCCGGCGGCGGCTTCGCGAAGGACGTCGCCGAGGTCGAGGGGTACGTACGGGGCTTCGCCCGGCGCCGCCCCGACGTGGCCGTGTGCGTGCTGCGCTTCGCGAACATCCTCGGCCCCGACGCGGTGTCCCCGCTGGCCCAGTACTTTTCGCTGCCGGTGCTGCCCACGGTCCTCGGGTACGACCCGCGGCTCCAGTTCGTCCACGAGGACGACGTCCTGGACGTGCTGAGCATCGCCGCGGCCGAGCCCCGCCGGGGCACCCTCAACAGCGGCACGTTCAACGTCGCGGGGGACGGGGTGCTGACCCTGTCGCAGTGCGCGCGGCGCCTCGGACGGCCGACGCTGCCGCTGCTGCCCCCGGCCGTCACCTGGGCGGGCACGGCGCTGCGGACGCTGGGCGTGAGCGACTTCTCGCCCGAGGAGATCCGGCTCCTCACGCACGGCCGGGTCGTCAGCACGGTCCAGACGCGCGAGACCCTCGGGTTCGCGCCCACGTACACGACGGCGGAGACCTTCGCGGACTTCGTACGGCACCGGGGCCCCGGCCTGCTGCCCCCGGCCGCGCTGGCGGCGGCCGTGGACGGGGTGGCGGCCCGGCTGGGCGACGGCGTGGCCGCGCTGACCGAGAGCGCGGCGCGGACGACGAAGCGGCGTGGAACCGCCGGGACAAGGAGCGCGGGCTAA
- a CDS encoding 30S ribosomal protein bS22: protein MGSVIKKRRKRMAKKKHRKLLKRTRVQRRNKK from the coding sequence GTGGGCTCTGTTATCAAGAAGCGGCGCAAGCGGATGGCGAAGAAGAAGCACCGCAAGCTTCTGAAGCGCACCCGCGTTCAGCGCCGTAACAAGAAGTAA
- a CDS encoding helix-turn-helix domain-containing protein codes for MVAAGETPLNEVKFLTVAEVASVMRVSKMTVYRLVHSGHLPAIRVGRSFRVPEQAVHEYLRESFVGVETA; via the coding sequence ATGGTTGCTGCTGGCGAGACACCTCTCAACGAGGTCAAGTTCCTGACCGTGGCGGAAGTTGCCTCGGTGATGCGTGTGTCCAAGATGACCGTGTACCGGCTGGTGCACAGCGGTCATCTGCCGGCGATCCGGGTGGGGAGGTCCTTCCGGGTGCCGGAGCAGGCGGTTCACGAGTACCTCCGCGAGTCCTTCGTGGGGGTGGAGACCGCGTAG
- a CDS encoding phosphatase: protein MLSTGALRAHLLAAGLAGPVATAREKSLRNYRLFAARDPRATLGLDPEQRWDERDLLRLMADRCGVSGDPWHRTGHDVIDPERTLSALDAFAGRLAAAARRRAPVLFGTGHPHRLLAFYATLADAMSSAGCPVLSPAQGRCIDITTRFGVRTHRLVYAHGVALVRESHGGSAGCEPGAHTHSPLPVRAALEAAAEAGGVLPELVVGDHGWVCGAGQLGIEAIGLADTDDPALFVGEAEGQVAVAVPLDDAVRSASYRPLTRYVLNRACLSQ, encoded by the coding sequence GTGCTGAGTACCGGGGCGCTGCGCGCGCATCTGCTGGCGGCCGGACTGGCCGGGCCCGTCGCCACGGCGCGCGAGAAGAGCCTGCGCAACTACCGGCTGTTCGCCGCCCGGGACCCGCGCGCCACCCTCGGCCTCGACCCCGAACAGCGGTGGGACGAACGGGACCTGCTGCGGCTCATGGCCGACCGGTGCGGGGTGTCCGGCGACCCCTGGCACCGTACCGGGCACGACGTCATCGACCCCGAGCGGACCCTGAGCGCGCTCGACGCGTTCGCCGGGCGGCTCGCCGCGGCCGCCCGACGCCGCGCACCCGTGCTGTTCGGGACCGGGCACCCGCACCGGCTGCTGGCGTTCTACGCCACGTTGGCGGACGCCATGTCGTCGGCGGGCTGTCCCGTACTCAGCCCCGCGCAGGGGAGATGTATCGACATAACGACCCGATTTGGCGTACGCACGCATCGTCTCGTCTACGCACACGGAGTCGCACTCGTACGGGAGTCCCACGGCGGGAGCGCCGGTTGTGAGCCCGGCGCGCACACCCACTCACCCCTCCCCGTGAGGGCCGCCCTCGAGGCCGCGGCCGAGGCCGGCGGGGTCCTTCCGGAACTGGTCGTGGGGGACCACGGATGGGTCTGCGGGGCAGGTCAGCTGGGCATCGAGGCCATCGGCCTGGCCGACACGGACGACCCCGCGCTGTTCGTCGGGGAGGCCGAGGGGCAGGTGGCGGTCGCGGTGCCGCTGGACGACGCCGTGCGCTCAGCCTCCTACCGCCCGCTCACTCGCTATGTACTCAATCGGGCGTGTCTGTCACAGTAG